One part of the Triplophysa dalaica isolate WHDGS20190420 chromosome 25, ASM1584641v1, whole genome shotgun sequence genome encodes these proteins:
- the ptk2aa gene encoding protein tyrosine kinase 2aa isoform X16: MRVFESGGCWMALTAASDRQSVVYMEKRRCSPFPLCWAGEYDRHLAHSKGMATAYLEPNLNHTLGGGAKARLSAGTERAPGAPDRVLKVFHHFENNSERSTWSSNIRHGDATDVRGIIQKIVDIHKVKHVACFGLRLTHVPSGDIHWLHPDMGVSHVRETYEQNRPQDEWRYELRVRYLPKGFLNRFTEDKPTLNYFYQQVKNDYMLEMADQVEQEIALKLGCLEIRRFYREMRGNALDKKSNYELLEKDVGLRRFFPKSLLESVKAKTLRKQIQQTFKQFANLNDEQSILMFFEILTSVYRFDKECFRCALGSSWVISVDLAIGPEEGISYLTDKGSTPTHLANFTQVQSIQYSCVEERERKGVLQLDVAGAPEPLTISTSNFTTAENMADLIDGYCRLLSAVSQSFIIRPQKEGERALPSIPKVSNNEKRLEGIRAGVRAISVSADGSGDETDDYAEIIDEEDTYTMPSTQDYEIQRDRIELGRCIGEGQFGDVHQGVYISPENPSLSVAIKTCKNCTSDSVREKFLQEALTMRQFDHPHIVKLIGIITENPVWIIMELCTLGELRSFLQVRKYNLDLSTLILFAHQLSTALAYLESKRFVHRDIAARNVLVSSIDCVKLGDFGLSRYMEDSSYYKASKGKLPIKWMAPESINFRRFTSASDVWMFGVCMWEILMFGIKPFQGVKNNDVIGRIENGERLAMPPNCPPTLYSLMTKCWAYDPSKRPRFTELKTQLSTILEEEKVQQEERFRMEVRRQVTVSWDSGHSDEAPPKPSRPGYPSPRTSDGYYPSPQHQHNHYQVSGYPGTHVSGAAFPPQASVLDSQDTWNHHRQEIPVWSPNLEDGAALGRSQGHLMEETLIKQQQQMEEDQRWLEQEESFLKLESGNPRGSIEREDVPLQGSIGKQHVYQPVGKADHVLPPKKPPRPGAAGHVTSLNPVENYNEGVKIQPQEISPPPTANLDRSNDKVYENVTGLVKAVIEMSSRIQPAPPEEYVPMVKDVGLALRTLLATVDETIPVLPASTHREIEMAQKLLNSDLAELIGKMRLAQQYVLTSLQQDYKKQMLTAAHALAVDAKNLLDVIDQARLKMLAHNRPL; encoded by the exons ATGCGGGTGTTTGAGAGCGGAGGGTGCTGGATGGCCCTCACAGCGGCTTCAGACAGACAGTCAGTCGTCTACATGGAGAAAAGACGATGTAGCCCTTTCCCCTTATGCTGGGCTGGAG AATATGACAGACACCTAGCACACAGCAAAGGCATGGCGACGGCATACCTGGAGCCCAACCTCAACCACACCCTGGGGGGCGGAGCCAAGGCTCGTCTCAGCGCAGGGACGGAGCGGGCACCCGGAGCACCTGACCGCGTCCTTAAGGTCTTCCATCATTTCGAGAACAACAGTGAACGCAGCACTTGGTCCAGCAACATCCGACATGGAGATGCAACAGATGTCAGG GGAATCATTCAGAAGATTGTGGACATTCATAAAGTCAAACACGTGGCTTGTTTCGGGCTGCGTCTCACTCACGTCCCGTCGGGCGACATCCACTGGCTCCACCCTGATATGGGCGTATCTCACGTGAGGGAGACGTACGAACAGAACCGCCCCCAGGATGAGTGGAG gtATGAATTGCGGGTTCGTTACCTGCCCAAGGGTTTCCTGAATCGGTTTACTGAAGACAAACCGACACTGAATTATTTTTACCAGCAG gtgAAGAATGACTACATGTTGGAGATGGCGGATCAGGTGGAGCAGGAGATCGCTCTGAAGTTAGGCTGTCTAGAGATCAG GAGATTCTACAGAGAAATGAGAGGAAACGCTCTGGATAAGAAATCCAACTATGAACTGTTAGA GAAAGATGTCGGTCTCAGGCGCTTCTTCCCCAAAAGTTTACTGGAGTCTGTAAAG GCCAAAACTCTGAGGAAACAGATCCAACAAACCTTCAAGCAGTTTGCCAACCTGAACGATGAGCAGAGCATTCTGATGTTTTTTGAGATCCTGACATCTGTGTACAGATTTGATAAGGAATGCTTCAGATGTGCTCTGGGG tccAGTTGGGTTATATCGGTGGATCTTGCTATAGGTCCAGAGGAGGGAATCAGTTACCTGACAGACAAGGGCTCAACC CCGACACATCTGGCTAACTTCACTCAGGTTCAGAGTATTCAATACTCgtgtgtggaggagagagagaggaagggcGTCCTACAGCTGGATGTGGCAGGAGCTCCTGag CCTCTCACCATCAGCACATCAAACTTCACCACCGCAGAGAACATGGCTGACCTCATCGACGGCTACTGTCGACTGCTCAGTGCCGTCAGCCAGTCCTTCATCATCAGACCTCAGAAAG AGGGTGAGAGAGCTCTTCCGTCCATTCCAAA AGTTAGCAACAATGAGAAGCGGCTTGAGGGAATTCGTGCAGGTGTTCGAGCTATCTCTGTGTCAG CAGATGGTAGTGGAGATG AAACAGACGACTACGCAGAGATCATCGATGAAGAAGACACCTACACTATGCCCTCTA CTCAGGACTATGAAATCCAGCGAGACAGGATCGAGCTGGGCCGGTGTATCGGCGAGGGACAGTTTGGAGACGTCCACCAGGGGGTCTACATCAGTCCG GAGAATCCATCTCTCTCCGTGGCCATAAAGACGTGTAAAAACTGCACATCAGACAGCGTACGTGAGAAGTTTCTGCAGGAGGCCT TGACAATGAGACAGTTTGATCATCCACACATCGTGAAGCTGATCGGAATAATCACAGAAAATCCCGTCTGGATCATTATGGAGCTGTGTACACTCGGAGAG ttGAGGTCGTTCCTACAAGTGAGAAAGTACAACCTGGATCTGTCCACACTGATTCTGTTCGCCCACCAGCTGAGCACAGCGCTGGCGTACCTGGAGAGCAAACGCTTCGTACACAG GGACATCGCTGCCAGAAATGTGTTGGTGTCTTCCATAGATTGTGTGAAACTGGGTGACTTTGGTCTGTCCAGATACATGGAGGACAGTTCTTATTACAAAG CTTCTAAAGGGAAACTGCCCATCAAATGGATGGCTCCTGAATCCATAAACTTCCGTCGGTTCACCTCAGCCAGTGACGTCTGGATGTTTG gtgtgtgtatgtgggagATTCTCATGTTTGGAATAAAGCCCTTCCAGGGCGTGAAGAATAACGATGTCATCGGGCGGATAGAGAACGGCGAGAGGCTGGCGATGCCCCCCAACTGCCCCCCCACCCTCTACAGCCTGATGACCAAATGTTGGGCGTACGACCCCAGCAAACGTCCTCGATTCACAGAGCTCAAAACACAACTCAG CACTATCTTAGAAGAGGAGAAGGTCCAGCAGGAGGAGAGGTTTCGTATGGAGGTGAGGAGACAGGTGACGGTGTCGTGGGATTCTGGTCATTCAGACGAGGCTCCTCCGAAG CCCAGCAGACCTGGTTACCCGAGCCCTCGCACCAGTGATGGATATTACCCCAGTCCACAACATCAGCACAACCATTACCAG GTATCTGGATATCCGGGCACACACGTGTCAGGTGCAGCGTTTCCTCCTCAAGCCTCTGTACTGGATTCTCAGGACACCTGGAATCATCACAGACAAGAGATTCCCGTCTGGTCCCCAAACCTGGAG GATGGGGCGGCTCTGGGGCGGAGTCAAGGTCACCTGATGGAGGAAACTCTCATCAAACAACAGCAACAGATGGAAGAAGACCAGAGATGGTTAGAGCAGGAGGAGAGTTTCCTG AAACTGGAGTCGGGGAACCCGAGGGGCAGCATCGAGCGTGAGGATGTTCCTCTCCAGGGGTCG ataGGAAAGCAGCACGTTTACCAGCCGGTGGGTAAAGCAG ATCATGTGCTGCCTCCAAAGAAACCTCCTCGTCCAGGAGCTGCGGGTCATGTGACCAGTCTGAACCCAGTGGAGAATTATAATGAGGGTGTAAAG aTTCAGCCTCAGGAAATCAGTCCACCGCCGACAGCCAACCTGGACCGATCTAATGATAAAGTTTATGAGAACGTGACGGGGCTTGTGAAAGCTGTTATTGAGATGTCCAGCAGAATCCAGCCGGCACCTCCTGAAGAATACGTCCCCATGGTGAag GATGTTGGTTTGGCTCTCAGAACGTTACTGGCCACAGTGGACGAGACCATACCAGTGTTACCTGCCAGCACACACAGAGAG atcgAGATGGCACAGAAGCTTCTGAACTCTGATCTGGCTGAACTCATCGGTAAGATGCGTCTGGCGCAGCAGTACGTCCTCACCAGTCTACAGCAAGACTACAAGAAACAGATGCTTACGGCCGCACACGCGCTCGCTGTGGACGCCAAGAACCTGCTGGACGTCATCGATCAAGCTCGTCTGAAGATGTTGGCTCACAACCGGCCGCTCTAG
- the ptk2aa gene encoding protein tyrosine kinase 2aa isoform X13 — MRVFESGGCWMALTAASDRQSVVYMEKRRCSPFPLCWAGEYDRHLAHSKGMATAYLEPNLNHTLGGGAKARLSAGTERAPGAPDRVLKVFHHFENNSERSTWSSNIRHGDATDVRGIIQKIVDIHKVKHVACFGLRLTHVPSGDIHWLHPDMGVSHVRETYEQNRPQDEWRYELRVRYLPKGFLNRFTEDKPTLNYFYQQVKNDYMLEMADQVEQEIALKLGCLEIRRFYREMRGNALDKKSNYELLEKDVGLRRFFPKSLLESVKAKTLRKQIQQTFKQFANLNDEQSILMFFEILTSVYRFDKECFRCALGSSWVISVDLAIGPEEGISYLTDKGSTPTHLANFTQVQSIQYSCVEERERKGVLQLDVAGAPEPLTISTSNFTTAENMADLIDGYCRLLSAVSQSFIIRPQKEGERALPSIPKVSNNEKRLEGIRAGVRAISVSDSELQTPIRSTKARRFLLPFVLCSHESPPQADGSGDETDDYAEIIDEEDTYTMPSTEVYGLGAAQDYEIQRDRIELGRCIGEGQFGDVHQGVYISPENPSLSVAIKTCKNCTSDSVREKFLQEALTMRQFDHPHIVKLIGIITENPVWIIMELCTLGELRSFLQVRKYNLDLSTLILFAHQLSTALAYLESKRFVHRDIAARNVLVSSIDCVKLGDFGLSRYMEDSSYYKASKGKLPIKWMAPESINFRRFTSASDVWMFGVCMWEILMFGIKPFQGVKNNDVIGRIENGERLAMPPNCPPTLYSLMTKCWAYDPSKRPRFTELKTQLSTILEEEKVQQEERFRMEVRRQVTVSWDSGHSDEAPPKPSRPGYPSPRTSDGYYPSPQHQHNHYQVSGYPGTHVSGAAFPPQASVLDSQDTWNHHRQEIPVWSPNLEDGAALGRSQGHLMEETLIKQQQQMEEDQRWLEQEESFLKLESGNPRGSIEREDVPLQGSIGKQHVYQPVGKADHVLPPKKPPRPGAAGHVTSLNPVENYNEGVKIQPQEISPPPTANLDRSNDKVYENVTGLVKAVIEMSSRIQPAPPEEYVPMVKDVGLALRTLLATVDETIPVLPASTHREIEMAQKLLNSDLAELIGKMRLAQQYVLTSLQQDYKKQMLTAAHALAVDAKNLLDVIDQARLKMLAHNRPL; from the exons ATGCGGGTGTTTGAGAGCGGAGGGTGCTGGATGGCCCTCACAGCGGCTTCAGACAGACAGTCAGTCGTCTACATGGAGAAAAGACGATGTAGCCCTTTCCCCTTATGCTGGGCTGGAG AATATGACAGACACCTAGCACACAGCAAAGGCATGGCGACGGCATACCTGGAGCCCAACCTCAACCACACCCTGGGGGGCGGAGCCAAGGCTCGTCTCAGCGCAGGGACGGAGCGGGCACCCGGAGCACCTGACCGCGTCCTTAAGGTCTTCCATCATTTCGAGAACAACAGTGAACGCAGCACTTGGTCCAGCAACATCCGACATGGAGATGCAACAGATGTCAGG GGAATCATTCAGAAGATTGTGGACATTCATAAAGTCAAACACGTGGCTTGTTTCGGGCTGCGTCTCACTCACGTCCCGTCGGGCGACATCCACTGGCTCCACCCTGATATGGGCGTATCTCACGTGAGGGAGACGTACGAACAGAACCGCCCCCAGGATGAGTGGAG gtATGAATTGCGGGTTCGTTACCTGCCCAAGGGTTTCCTGAATCGGTTTACTGAAGACAAACCGACACTGAATTATTTTTACCAGCAG gtgAAGAATGACTACATGTTGGAGATGGCGGATCAGGTGGAGCAGGAGATCGCTCTGAAGTTAGGCTGTCTAGAGATCAG GAGATTCTACAGAGAAATGAGAGGAAACGCTCTGGATAAGAAATCCAACTATGAACTGTTAGA GAAAGATGTCGGTCTCAGGCGCTTCTTCCCCAAAAGTTTACTGGAGTCTGTAAAG GCCAAAACTCTGAGGAAACAGATCCAACAAACCTTCAAGCAGTTTGCCAACCTGAACGATGAGCAGAGCATTCTGATGTTTTTTGAGATCCTGACATCTGTGTACAGATTTGATAAGGAATGCTTCAGATGTGCTCTGGGG tccAGTTGGGTTATATCGGTGGATCTTGCTATAGGTCCAGAGGAGGGAATCAGTTACCTGACAGACAAGGGCTCAACC CCGACACATCTGGCTAACTTCACTCAGGTTCAGAGTATTCAATACTCgtgtgtggaggagagagagaggaagggcGTCCTACAGCTGGATGTGGCAGGAGCTCCTGag CCTCTCACCATCAGCACATCAAACTTCACCACCGCAGAGAACATGGCTGACCTCATCGACGGCTACTGTCGACTGCTCAGTGCCGTCAGCCAGTCCTTCATCATCAGACCTCAGAAAG AGGGTGAGAGAGCTCTTCCGTCCATTCCAAA AGTTAGCAACAATGAGAAGCGGCTTGAGGGAATTCGTGCAGGTGTTCGAGCTATCTCTGTGTCAG ACTCTGAGCTTCAGACGCCCATCAGATCTACTAAAGCCCGACGCTTTCTCCTGCCGTTTGTTCTGTGTTCCCACGAGTCTCCTCCTCAGG CAGATGGTAGTGGAGATG AAACAGACGACTACGCAGAGATCATCGATGAAGAAGACACCTACACTATGCCCTCTA CTGAGGTCTATGGATTAGGCGCAG CTCAGGACTATGAAATCCAGCGAGACAGGATCGAGCTGGGCCGGTGTATCGGCGAGGGACAGTTTGGAGACGTCCACCAGGGGGTCTACATCAGTCCG GAGAATCCATCTCTCTCCGTGGCCATAAAGACGTGTAAAAACTGCACATCAGACAGCGTACGTGAGAAGTTTCTGCAGGAGGCCT TGACAATGAGACAGTTTGATCATCCACACATCGTGAAGCTGATCGGAATAATCACAGAAAATCCCGTCTGGATCATTATGGAGCTGTGTACACTCGGAGAG ttGAGGTCGTTCCTACAAGTGAGAAAGTACAACCTGGATCTGTCCACACTGATTCTGTTCGCCCACCAGCTGAGCACAGCGCTGGCGTACCTGGAGAGCAAACGCTTCGTACACAG GGACATCGCTGCCAGAAATGTGTTGGTGTCTTCCATAGATTGTGTGAAACTGGGTGACTTTGGTCTGTCCAGATACATGGAGGACAGTTCTTATTACAAAG CTTCTAAAGGGAAACTGCCCATCAAATGGATGGCTCCTGAATCCATAAACTTCCGTCGGTTCACCTCAGCCAGTGACGTCTGGATGTTTG gtgtgtgtatgtgggagATTCTCATGTTTGGAATAAAGCCCTTCCAGGGCGTGAAGAATAACGATGTCATCGGGCGGATAGAGAACGGCGAGAGGCTGGCGATGCCCCCCAACTGCCCCCCCACCCTCTACAGCCTGATGACCAAATGTTGGGCGTACGACCCCAGCAAACGTCCTCGATTCACAGAGCTCAAAACACAACTCAG CACTATCTTAGAAGAGGAGAAGGTCCAGCAGGAGGAGAGGTTTCGTATGGAGGTGAGGAGACAGGTGACGGTGTCGTGGGATTCTGGTCATTCAGACGAGGCTCCTCCGAAG CCCAGCAGACCTGGTTACCCGAGCCCTCGCACCAGTGATGGATATTACCCCAGTCCACAACATCAGCACAACCATTACCAG GTATCTGGATATCCGGGCACACACGTGTCAGGTGCAGCGTTTCCTCCTCAAGCCTCTGTACTGGATTCTCAGGACACCTGGAATCATCACAGACAAGAGATTCCCGTCTGGTCCCCAAACCTGGAG GATGGGGCGGCTCTGGGGCGGAGTCAAGGTCACCTGATGGAGGAAACTCTCATCAAACAACAGCAACAGATGGAAGAAGACCAGAGATGGTTAGAGCAGGAGGAGAGTTTCCTG AAACTGGAGTCGGGGAACCCGAGGGGCAGCATCGAGCGTGAGGATGTTCCTCTCCAGGGGTCG ataGGAAAGCAGCACGTTTACCAGCCGGTGGGTAAAGCAG ATCATGTGCTGCCTCCAAAGAAACCTCCTCGTCCAGGAGCTGCGGGTCATGTGACCAGTCTGAACCCAGTGGAGAATTATAATGAGGGTGTAAAG aTTCAGCCTCAGGAAATCAGTCCACCGCCGACAGCCAACCTGGACCGATCTAATGATAAAGTTTATGAGAACGTGACGGGGCTTGTGAAAGCTGTTATTGAGATGTCCAGCAGAATCCAGCCGGCACCTCCTGAAGAATACGTCCCCATGGTGAag GATGTTGGTTTGGCTCTCAGAACGTTACTGGCCACAGTGGACGAGACCATACCAGTGTTACCTGCCAGCACACACAGAGAG atcgAGATGGCACAGAAGCTTCTGAACTCTGATCTGGCTGAACTCATCGGTAAGATGCGTCTGGCGCAGCAGTACGTCCTCACCAGTCTACAGCAAGACTACAAGAAACAGATGCTTACGGCCGCACACGCGCTCGCTGTGGACGCCAAGAACCTGCTGGACGTCATCGATCAAGCTCGTCTGAAGATGTTGGCTCACAACCGGCCGCTCTAG
- the ptk2aa gene encoding protein tyrosine kinase 2aa isoform X10: protein MRVFESGGCWMALTAASDRQSVVYMEKRRCSPFPLCWAGEYDRHLAHSKGMATAYLEPNLNHTLGGGAKARLSAGTERAPGAPDRVLKVFHHFENNSERSTWSSNIRHGDATDVRGIIQKIVDIHKVKHVACFGLRLTHVPSGDIHWLHPDMGVSHVRETYEQNRPQDEWRYELRVRYLPKGFLNRFTEDKPTLNYFYQQVKNDYMLEMADQVEQEIALKLGCLEIRRFYREMRGNALDKKSNYELLEKDVGLRRFFPKSLLESVKAKTLRKQIQQTFKQFANLNDEQSILMFFEILTSVYRFDKECFRCALGSSWVISVDLAIGPEEGISYLTDKGSTPTHLANFTQVQSIQYSCVEERERKGVLQLDVAGAPEPLTISTSNFTTAENMADLIDGYCRLLSAVSQSFIIRPQKEGERALPSIPKVSNNEKRLEGIRAGVRAISVSETDDYAEIIDEEDTYTMPSTQDYEIQRDRIELGRCIGEGQFGDVHQGVYISPENPSLSVAIKTCKNCTSDSVREKFLQEALTMRQFDHPHIVKLIGIITENPVWIIMELCTLGELRSFLQVRKYNLDLSTLILFAHQLSTALAYLESKRFVHRDIAARNVLVSSIDCVKLGDFGLSRYMEDSSYYKASKGKLPIKWMAPESINFRRFTSASDVWMFGVCMWEILMFGIKPFQGVKNNDVIGRIENGERLAMPPNCPPTLYSLMTKCWAYDPSKRPRFTELKTQLSTILEEEKVQQEERFRMEVRRQVTVSWDSGHSDEAPPKPSRPGYPSPRTSDGYYPSPQHQHNHYQVSGYPGTHVSGAAFPPQASVLDSQDTWNHHRQEIPVWSPNLEDGAALGRSQGHLMEETLIKQQQQMEEDQRWLEQEESFLKLESGNPRGSIEREDVPLQGSIGKQHVYQPVGKAADHVLPPKKPPRPGAAGHVTSLNPVENYNEGVKIQPQEISPPPTANLDRSNDKVYENVTGLVKAVIEMSSRIQPAPPEEYVPMVKDVGLALRTLLATVDETIPVLPASTHREIEMAQKLLNSDLAELIGKMRLAQQYVLTSLQQDYKKQMLTAAHALAVDAKNLLDVIDQARLKMLAHNRPL, encoded by the exons ATGCGGGTGTTTGAGAGCGGAGGGTGCTGGATGGCCCTCACAGCGGCTTCAGACAGACAGTCAGTCGTCTACATGGAGAAAAGACGATGTAGCCCTTTCCCCTTATGCTGGGCTGGAG AATATGACAGACACCTAGCACACAGCAAAGGCATGGCGACGGCATACCTGGAGCCCAACCTCAACCACACCCTGGGGGGCGGAGCCAAGGCTCGTCTCAGCGCAGGGACGGAGCGGGCACCCGGAGCACCTGACCGCGTCCTTAAGGTCTTCCATCATTTCGAGAACAACAGTGAACGCAGCACTTGGTCCAGCAACATCCGACATGGAGATGCAACAGATGTCAGG GGAATCATTCAGAAGATTGTGGACATTCATAAAGTCAAACACGTGGCTTGTTTCGGGCTGCGTCTCACTCACGTCCCGTCGGGCGACATCCACTGGCTCCACCCTGATATGGGCGTATCTCACGTGAGGGAGACGTACGAACAGAACCGCCCCCAGGATGAGTGGAG gtATGAATTGCGGGTTCGTTACCTGCCCAAGGGTTTCCTGAATCGGTTTACTGAAGACAAACCGACACTGAATTATTTTTACCAGCAG gtgAAGAATGACTACATGTTGGAGATGGCGGATCAGGTGGAGCAGGAGATCGCTCTGAAGTTAGGCTGTCTAGAGATCAG GAGATTCTACAGAGAAATGAGAGGAAACGCTCTGGATAAGAAATCCAACTATGAACTGTTAGA GAAAGATGTCGGTCTCAGGCGCTTCTTCCCCAAAAGTTTACTGGAGTCTGTAAAG GCCAAAACTCTGAGGAAACAGATCCAACAAACCTTCAAGCAGTTTGCCAACCTGAACGATGAGCAGAGCATTCTGATGTTTTTTGAGATCCTGACATCTGTGTACAGATTTGATAAGGAATGCTTCAGATGTGCTCTGGGG tccAGTTGGGTTATATCGGTGGATCTTGCTATAGGTCCAGAGGAGGGAATCAGTTACCTGACAGACAAGGGCTCAACC CCGACACATCTGGCTAACTTCACTCAGGTTCAGAGTATTCAATACTCgtgtgtggaggagagagagaggaagggcGTCCTACAGCTGGATGTGGCAGGAGCTCCTGag CCTCTCACCATCAGCACATCAAACTTCACCACCGCAGAGAACATGGCTGACCTCATCGACGGCTACTGTCGACTGCTCAGTGCCGTCAGCCAGTCCTTCATCATCAGACCTCAGAAAG AGGGTGAGAGAGCTCTTCCGTCCATTCCAAA AGTTAGCAACAATGAGAAGCGGCTTGAGGGAATTCGTGCAGGTGTTCGAGCTATCTCTGTGTCAG AAACAGACGACTACGCAGAGATCATCGATGAAGAAGACACCTACACTATGCCCTCTA CTCAGGACTATGAAATCCAGCGAGACAGGATCGAGCTGGGCCGGTGTATCGGCGAGGGACAGTTTGGAGACGTCCACCAGGGGGTCTACATCAGTCCG GAGAATCCATCTCTCTCCGTGGCCATAAAGACGTGTAAAAACTGCACATCAGACAGCGTACGTGAGAAGTTTCTGCAGGAGGCCT TGACAATGAGACAGTTTGATCATCCACACATCGTGAAGCTGATCGGAATAATCACAGAAAATCCCGTCTGGATCATTATGGAGCTGTGTACACTCGGAGAG ttGAGGTCGTTCCTACAAGTGAGAAAGTACAACCTGGATCTGTCCACACTGATTCTGTTCGCCCACCAGCTGAGCACAGCGCTGGCGTACCTGGAGAGCAAACGCTTCGTACACAG GGACATCGCTGCCAGAAATGTGTTGGTGTCTTCCATAGATTGTGTGAAACTGGGTGACTTTGGTCTGTCCAGATACATGGAGGACAGTTCTTATTACAAAG CTTCTAAAGGGAAACTGCCCATCAAATGGATGGCTCCTGAATCCATAAACTTCCGTCGGTTCACCTCAGCCAGTGACGTCTGGATGTTTG gtgtgtgtatgtgggagATTCTCATGTTTGGAATAAAGCCCTTCCAGGGCGTGAAGAATAACGATGTCATCGGGCGGATAGAGAACGGCGAGAGGCTGGCGATGCCCCCCAACTGCCCCCCCACCCTCTACAGCCTGATGACCAAATGTTGGGCGTACGACCCCAGCAAACGTCCTCGATTCACAGAGCTCAAAACACAACTCAG CACTATCTTAGAAGAGGAGAAGGTCCAGCAGGAGGAGAGGTTTCGTATGGAGGTGAGGAGACAGGTGACGGTGTCGTGGGATTCTGGTCATTCAGACGAGGCTCCTCCGAAG CCCAGCAGACCTGGTTACCCGAGCCCTCGCACCAGTGATGGATATTACCCCAGTCCACAACATCAGCACAACCATTACCAG GTATCTGGATATCCGGGCACACACGTGTCAGGTGCAGCGTTTCCTCCTCAAGCCTCTGTACTGGATTCTCAGGACACCTGGAATCATCACAGACAAGAGATTCCCGTCTGGTCCCCAAACCTGGAG GATGGGGCGGCTCTGGGGCGGAGTCAAGGTCACCTGATGGAGGAAACTCTCATCAAACAACAGCAACAGATGGAAGAAGACCAGAGATGGTTAGAGCAGGAGGAGAGTTTCCTG AAACTGGAGTCGGGGAACCCGAGGGGCAGCATCGAGCGTGAGGATGTTCCTCTCCAGGGGTCG ataGGAAAGCAGCACGTTTACCAGCCGGTGGGTAAAGCAG CAGATCATGTGCTGCCTCCAAAGAAACCTCCTCGTCCAGGAGCTGCGGGTCATGTGACCAGTCTGAACCCAGTGGAGAATTATAATGAGGGTGTAAAG aTTCAGCCTCAGGAAATCAGTCCACCGCCGACAGCCAACCTGGACCGATCTAATGATAAAGTTTATGAGAACGTGACGGGGCTTGTGAAAGCTGTTATTGAGATGTCCAGCAGAATCCAGCCGGCACCTCCTGAAGAATACGTCCCCATGGTGAag GATGTTGGTTTGGCTCTCAGAACGTTACTGGCCACAGTGGACGAGACCATACCAGTGTTACCTGCCAGCACACACAGAGAG atcgAGATGGCACAGAAGCTTCTGAACTCTGATCTGGCTGAACTCATCGGTAAGATGCGTCTGGCGCAGCAGTACGTCCTCACCAGTCTACAGCAAGACTACAAGAAACAGATGCTTACGGCCGCACACGCGCTCGCTGTGGACGCCAAGAACCTGCTGGACGTCATCGATCAAGCTCGTCTGAAGATGTTGGCTCACAACCGGCCGCTCTAG